GTGTTGTGGGTGCGGGTGATGTAGTCGGCCAGTTCGGCATCGCTCGTGGCGGCGGGGCCCGGATAGAGTTCGCGCGCAACCCACGTCGCCAGCGGCTCCGCGGCGGCGATCTCCCGCGCCTTGCGCAGGCCCGCGATCATGATCCGCATGTCGTAGCCCTCGAGATCGGAGAAGTACCGCGGGTCCACGCGGGGCTTGTCGCGGAAGTCACGGGAGCGCAACCGCACCGTGCCCCGTGACCGCGCGTGCGTCACGTTCGGTGTCAGGCAGAAGGTGTTGTCACTGGTCGGATAACCCTGGCGAAGGGTGTGCATGTCGAACGGCACGCTGCCGTAGTGCATCATCAGGTCCGGCCGGGTCAGACCCGCATCGACGGTGGTGAAGATGCCCGCCTCCCACCACTGGGTCGACTCGCGGACCATCGGCTTCGCGGTCTCGAACCCGATCACCCCTTCGGGGTGGTCCTGCAGGTGTTCACCGACCCCCGGCGCGTCGACGAGGGCCTCGATCTCGTGCTCGCGCAGGTCGTCGGCCGGCCCGATTCCCGAGAGCATCAGCAACTTCGGGGAGTCGATCGCCCCCGCCGACACGATCACCTCGCCCCGGGCCTCGATCCGTGTCGTGCGACCGAACGCGTTGTCGGTGATGTCGACGCCCACGGCACGCAACTCGCCGTCGACCCGCTCGATGACCACCCGTTTTGCCCACGATCCGGTGCGGATGGTGAGGTTCGGCCGGTCGAGGTGCGGGTGCAGATAACTGACCGACGACGAGGCGCGCACACCGTCGGGTCGTCGGTTGATCTGGAAGAAGTTGGCGCCGTTGACAACCGTGCTGCCGCTGTTGAACTCGACGCGGGGGATGCCGACCGACTCGCAGGCCTCGAGCAGGGCGACCCCGCACGGGTCGTTCGGCGGCACCGTCATGAGGTGGACCGGACCGCTGCGACCGTGGTGCGCGCCCGGCGCGTCGTTGGTCTCGATCTGCGGGTAGAGGCGGTATAACTCCGCCGAACCCCATCCGGCGCACCCGAAGTCACGCTCCCACGAGTCGAGGTCCTCGCGCGGCGCCCAGAAGGCGATGCAGCTGTTGTGCGAACTGCACCCGCCGAGGACCTTCGCCCGGGCGTGGCGCATGAAGTCGTTGCCGTTCTCCTGCGGTTCGATGGGATAGTCCCAGTCGTAACCGGATTCGAGGAGTTCCATCCACCGGTCGAGCCGCAGGATCGCGTCGTCGCCGACATCGGACGGACCCGCCTCCAGCAGGCACACCGAGACCGAGGGGTCCTCGGACAGCCGCGACGCCACCACGGCACCCCCGGAGCCGCCGCCGACGACCACGTAGTCGTAGGTCTCGCTCATCGTCGCTCCTCGCCGTCTCCGGACCGGTCCGCGAACCAGCCGGTCACGCCCGGTCGGAGATTCTCGTAGACATGTTTGGCTTCGCGGTACTCCGCCAGACCGGACGGTCCGAGCTCCCGCCCGAAGCCCGACTGGCCGTAACCGCCCCACTCGGCTTCCGGCAGGTACGGCCCGAAGTCGTTGACCCACACCGTTCCGGCCCGGATTCGTCCGGCGATGCGGCGGGCGCGTGCCGCGTCGGCCGACCAGACGGCCCCCGCGAGACCGTAGACGGTGTCGTTGGCCAGGGTCACGGCCTCGTCCTCGGTGGCAAAGGTCTCCACGGTGACGGTCGGTCCGAACGCCTCGTCGTGCACGCAGGCCATCGAACGGTCGGCGCGATCGATCACGGTGGGCAGATAGAACCATCCGTCGTCCAGGCGCCCCGAACCCGCATCGCCCGTGGCGAACGCGCCACCGGTGCGGATGATCGCGCCATCCGCACGAGCCTGTTCGACGTAGGCGTGCACCTTGTCTCGGTGTGCCGCCGAGATGAGCGGTCCGGTCTCGGTGCCCTCGGAGTAGGGCAGGCCCAGCCGGATCTGCTCCGCGCGGCGGACCAGCTCATCGACGAAGCGATCGTGTGCGGACTCCTCGATGATGAGCCGGGCTCCGGCCGAACAGACCTGCCCCGAATGCAGGAACGCCGCGTTGAGTGCGTTGTCGACCGCTGCCGCGAGGAGTTCGTCGGTGGCGCAGGCGTCGGCGAAGACCACGTTCGGGTTCTTGCCCCCGAGTTCGAGCGCGACCTTCTTCACCGTCGCCGCCGCCTCGCGGGCGATGACCCGGCCGGTCACGAGCCCACCGGTGAACGAGACCAGGTCGACGTCAGGATGAGACGACAGCGGAGCGCCGGCCTCGGCGCCCGCGCCCAGGACGAGGTTGCCCACGCCTGCCGGGAGACCGACCTGCTCGAGGACCTGCATGAGCAGGATCGACGTGTGCGGGGTGAGTTCGGCGGGCTTGAGCACGAAGGTGTTGCCTGCCGCCAGTGCCGGCGCGACCTTCCACGCCGCCTGCAGCAGCGGGTAGTTCCACGGTGTGATCAATCCGCAGACGCCGACCGGTTCGTACACGATGCGCGAATCGGCGTCGGGTGACCCGGTGTCGACCACACGCCCGGCGTCGGCCGCCGCGA
The genomic region above belongs to Gordonia hongkongensis and contains:
- a CDS encoding GMC family oxidoreductase produces the protein MSETYDYVVVGGGSGGAVVASRLSEDPSVSVCLLEAGPSDVGDDAILRLDRWMELLESGYDWDYPIEPQENGNDFMRHARAKVLGGCSSHNSCIAFWAPREDLDSWERDFGCAGWGSAELYRLYPQIETNDAPGAHHGRSGPVHLMTVPPNDPCGVALLEACESVGIPRVEFNSGSTVVNGANFFQINRRPDGVRASSSVSYLHPHLDRPNLTIRTGSWAKRVVIERVDGELRAVGVDITDNAFGRTTRIEARGEVIVSAGAIDSPKLLMLSGIGPADDLREHEIEALVDAPGVGEHLQDHPEGVIGFETAKPMVRESTQWWEAGIFTTVDAGLTRPDLMMHYGSVPFDMHTLRQGYPTSDNTFCLTPNVTHARSRGTVRLRSRDFRDKPRVDPRYFSDLEGYDMRIMIAGLRKAREIAAAEPLATWVARELYPGPAATSDAELADYITRTHNTVYHPVGTVRMGAPDDELSPLDPELRVKGVAGLRVADASVFPEHTTVNPNLTVMLVGERCAELVRAGGN
- a CDS encoding aldehyde dehydrogenase family protein; this translates as MSETLYIGGRWRPSASGETREIRCPANNSVVGVVAEAGVSDTEQAIAAARRAFDAGEWSATPAADRGDLLLRVAAQIDERRDEFVRAETLDTGKRPYESDIDMTDIANCFRYFGKLAAADAGRVVDTGSPDADSRIVYEPVGVCGLITPWNYPLLQAAWKVAPALAAGNTFVLKPAELTPHTSILLMQVLEQVGLPAGVGNLVLGAGAEAGAPLSSHPDVDLVSFTGGLVTGRVIAREAAATVKKVALELGGKNPNVVFADACATDELLAAAVDNALNAAFLHSGQVCSAGARLIIEESAHDRFVDELVRRAEQIRLGLPYSEGTETGPLISAAHRDKVHAYVEQARADGAIIRTGGAFATGDAGSGRLDDGWFYLPTVIDRADRSMACVHDEAFGPTVTVETFATEDEAVTLANDTVYGLAGAVWSADAARARRIAGRIRAGTVWVNDFGPYLPEAEWGGYGQSGFGRELGPSGLAEYREAKHVYENLRPGVTGWFADRSGDGEERR